AGTGCAAAACGGACATCGTAACCTTTTTTCAGCTCATCATTAAATTCAAGATTTTCATGCAGGCCCGAATAGGAAAAATTACTTGATCCCGTTATAACTCTTCCTAGGTCTTCATCATCTTCTGATTTTCTGAGGATATATACTTTAGCATGAATTACTTGAAGGCGATAAACTTTCATCTCCAGTTTGCTGGATCGAAAGAATTCGATGAATTTTTTTAAGCCGGTATTGGTTTCGAAGTTATCTTCGATCGATTGAATATCGTCGCGGAGTTCTTTTTTATAGTCGAATTTTATGAGAGGGGTTGATCTGAAATTTATTTGTTCCGTGGTGGTTGCATGGCGGTGCACATCCCGGGTATGTTCATCGAGTTTTAGCCCGACAATCACTCTTATCTTTTCAACATCTTCCAGCGATTCATAGAGATTGTAGAATTCGCTGGCACGGAAATAGCCAACGAGGATGTCGAAATATTTGGTGGTTCTTAATACTTCTCTGAACCTATCGAGAAGAGACCCGTTTTCATCATTAGTGAAAAAAATGAGATCAAGAGGATCTTTGTTTCCGGTGCCCATGCAAGCCTGAAATTAATTAATCTGCCCTCGAAGTTAGGAAAAGTTTTGGTTTCAGGCAACAGGTTTTTTCAGGTATGAGGTGTTGGGTATCTGGTATTATTTTTTTCGGTGAAATGGAAAGTTATCGGTTGGACAATCGAGACGATTGTCGCTCCTTTTCTGAAAATGAGAGTTTTTGGGTAGCTAATAGTTCATAGATCCCAGATCATGGCAGTTTCTACCCATATGTCGCCCGGAGGGCTTTTGGGGGAATTGGTCGTTGGGACAATCGAGGACGATTGTCGCTCCTTTTCCGAAAATAAGAGTTTTAGCCGGCTTATAGTTCATAGACCATAGATCATACCTGACTCATGCTCCTTTTCCGAAAATACGGGTTAAATCAGCTTATAGTTCATAGATCACAGTTCATAGCTCTAGAACAGCAGCATCCAAAGGACATAGTCGAGGATAAGGATGAGAGCGGCGGAAAGGACAAAAGAACGAATGGTTGCATTGCCGACACCTTCGGCGCCACCGGAGGTTCGGAGACCGTTGTGAACACCGATGAGGGCTGTGACAGCTCCAAAGAAGACGGTTTTAATTAAGCCGGTGAAGAGGTCATAAAGCTGAAAATACTGTTTTACGGAATGGAAAAAGACAGCTTCCGAGACTCCGAGGAAGTAGTTTGAAACGAGAAATGCTCCAATAACGGCGATGAAGGAAGCAAAAAGTGCGAGTATGGGAAGCATAACGATTGATGCGAGGAAACGGGGCATGGCCAGAAATCTTATCGGGTTAATCGCCATGCTCTCGAGCGCATCGATTTGTTCGGTAACTTTCATTGTGCCGAGTTCTGCTGCTATTGAAGCACCAACTCTTCCCGCGATTACAATTCCGGTGAGAACGGGACCCAGTTCTGTGATAATTGCTCT
The nucleotide sequence above comes from Ignavibacteria bacterium. Encoded proteins:
- a CDS encoding ABC transporter permease; translated protein: MTRLVALLGKKTIDFVSEIGEISLLLMRIIFFFPKIIKNRKQVLFQMEHIGVGSLPLVLIIAVFTGAVAAWQAAYQLKGIAPVSFLGAATSRAIITELGPVLTGIVIAGRVGASIAAELGTMKVTEQIDALESMAINPIRFLAMPRFLASIVMLPILALFASFIAVIGAFLVSNYFLGVSEAVFFHSVKQYFQLYDLFTGLIKTVFFGAVTALIGVHNGLRTSGGAEGVGNATIRSFVLSAALILILDYVLWMLLF